One genomic region from uncultured Subdoligranulum sp. encodes:
- a CDS encoding sigma-70 family RNA polymerase sigma factor, with translation MTDQIAYQEYIQRRYNAFCKTVIRCAALDKILKLKRQWERQVSLDYLMNEKFVQFAASEPDEEYPFTVCGQTVLLCNAALADAISVLPEQTREEILRYYFLRQPQRVIGACIGRSRSTAGRHIQLALQRLREEMGVSRYE, from the coding sequence ATGACCGACCAGATAGCCTATCAAGAATATATCCAGCGCAGGTACAACGCCTTTTGCAAGACTGTTATCCGCTGTGCCGCCTTGGACAAGATTTTGAAGCTTAAACGGCAATGGGAACGGCAAGTTTCCCTTGACTATCTGATGAACGAGAAGTTTGTCCAGTTTGCCGCGTCGGAGCCGGACGAGGAATACCCATTTACCGTCTGCGGTCAGACCGTCCTGCTCTGCAACGCCGCCCTTGCCGACGCGATCTCTGTTTTGCCGGAGCAGACGCGGGAAGAAATCCTGCGCTATTACTTTCTGCGCCAGCCGCAGCGCGTGATCGGCGCGTGTATTGGCCGGTCACGCAGCACAGCGGGGCGGCATATCCAGCTTGCCTTGCAGCGGCTACGCGAAGAAATGGGGGTGAGCCGGTATGAGTAG
- a CDS encoding recombinase family protein, producing the protein MLRQATQNLITALYPRLSHEDELQGESNSISNQKRILEAFAKQNGFTNLRWYTDDGFSGANFQRPGFQAMLADIEAGKVGTVIVKDMSRLGRNYLQVGFYTEMLFPQKGVRFIAVNDNVDSANGGMDNDFTPLRNLFNEWLVRDTSKKIKAVKRAKGMSGKPVTSKPVYGYLMDEDENYLVDEETAPVVQQIYQLCLAGNGPTKIARMLTEQQIPTPGTLEYRRTGSTRRYHPGYECKWATNTVVHILENREYTGCLVNFKTEKPSYKVKHSVENPVEKQAIFENHHEPIIDRETWERVQELRKQRKRPNRYDEVGLFSGMLFCADCGHVMYQQRYQNKTRKQDCYICGSYKKRTRDCTAHFIRTDLLTAGVLSNLRQVTEYAAKHESRFVKLLIQQNEIGGKRKTAAATKQLEQAQERIAEVSRIIKRLYEDNVNGKISDERFMELSADYEQEQRELKDRAAALQAELDKSQAATVNAEKFMGIVRKHLAFEELTPTLLREMIEKIVVHECSYDEDGTRRQDIEIYYSFVGKIDLPEA; encoded by the coding sequence ATGTTAAGACAAGCCACCCAAAACCTCATTACCGCCCTTTATCCGAGATTGTCCCATGAGGACGAATTGCAAGGTGAGAGTAATTCCATATCGAACCAAAAAAGGATACTCGAAGCCTTTGCAAAACAGAATGGCTTTACCAACCTGCGCTGGTACACCGACGACGGCTTTTCCGGCGCGAACTTCCAGCGCCCCGGTTTTCAAGCCATGCTTGCAGACATTGAAGCCGGGAAAGTGGGTACGGTCATCGTCAAGGACATGAGCCGGTTAGGGCGAAACTACTTGCAGGTAGGGTTTTACACGGAAATGCTGTTCCCTCAAAAGGGAGTGCGTTTTATCGCTGTCAACGACAATGTGGACAGCGCAAACGGCGGCATGGACAACGATTTTACCCCTCTGCGAAATCTGTTCAACGAATGGCTGGTGAGAGATACGAGCAAGAAAATCAAAGCAGTAAAACGAGCAAAAGGCATGAGCGGCAAGCCCGTTACCAGCAAGCCGGTCTATGGCTATCTCATGGACGAGGACGAGAACTATCTCGTTGACGAGGAAACCGCGCCGGTTGTCCAGCAGATATACCAGCTTTGCCTTGCCGGGAATGGCCCGACCAAGATTGCCCGTATGCTTACGGAGCAGCAAATCCCTACGCCGGGAACGCTGGAATACCGCAGGACGGGCAGCACCCGCCGCTACCACCCCGGCTATGAGTGCAAATGGGCGACGAACACCGTTGTTCATATCCTCGAAAACCGGGAGTACACCGGCTGTCTGGTAAACTTCAAGACGGAGAAGCCCTCTTACAAGGTCAAGCACAGTGTAGAGAACCCCGTAGAGAAGCAGGCCATTTTTGAGAACCACCATGAGCCTATCATAGACCGGGAAACATGGGAGCGCGTGCAGGAGTTACGCAAGCAGCGCAAACGCCCGAACCGCTATGATGAAGTGGGGCTGTTCTCCGGTATGCTGTTCTGCGCCGACTGCGGTCATGTGATGTACCAGCAGCGGTATCAGAACAAAACCCGCAAGCAGGACTGTTACATCTGCGGCAGCTACAAGAAGCGCACCCGCGACTGTACGGCGCACTTTATCCGCACCGACCTGTTGACCGCCGGTGTCCTCTCCAATCTCCGGCAAGTGACCGAATACGCCGCCAAGCACGAGAGCCGCTTTGTGAAGCTGCTTATCCAGCAGAATGAAATCGGCGGCAAGAGAAAGACCGCCGCAGCCACCAAGCAGCTTGAACAGGCACAGGAGCGCATTGCCGAAGTGAGCCGCATTATCAAGCGGCTGTATGAGGACAATGTGAACGGCAAAATCAGCGACGAGCGTTTCATGGAACTGTCGGCAGACTATGAGCAGGAGCAGCGGGAACTGAAAGACCGCGCCGCCGCTTTGCAGGCCGAACTGGACAAGTCGCAGGCCGCCACCGTCAACGCGGAAAAGTTTATGGGTATCGTCCGAAAGCACCTTGCCTTTGAGGAACTTACCCCCACCCTCTTGCGGGAAATGATTGAAAAAATCGTCGTGCATGAGTGCAGCTATGACGAGGACGGCACCCGCAGGCAGGACATTGAGATTTATTACAGCTTTGTCGGCAAGATTGACTTGCCCGAAGCCTAA
- the mobC gene encoding plasmid mobilization protein has translation MRKKYNTPHRSRVVKTRLSEEEYADFTARLAPYGISQSEFLRQAIRRTAIRPVIHVSAVNDELLSAVGKLTAEYGRIGGNLNQIARYLNEYGAPYNALSGEVRAAIADLAALKYEVLKKVGDAVGNTQAYQL, from the coding sequence ATGCGAAAGAAATACAACACGCCCCACCGCAGCCGCGTTGTGAAAACCCGGCTGTCCGAAGAAGAATACGCCGACTTCACAGCGCGGCTTGCGCCCTATGGTATCAGCCAGTCCGAATTTCTCCGGCAGGCGATACGGCGCACCGCCATACGCCCCGTTATCCATGTGTCAGCGGTCAATGACGAGCTGCTTTCCGCTGTCGGGAAACTCACAGCCGAGTACGGCAGGATCGGCGGCAACCTCAACCAGATAGCCCGGTATCTGAATGAGTACGGCGCGCCCTACAATGCGCTGTCCGGTGAGGTACGCGCCGCCATAGCCGACCTTGCCGCCCTCAAGTATGAAGTCCTCAAGAAAGTAGGTGACGCAGTTGGCAACACTCAAGCATATCAACTCTAA
- a CDS encoding ATP-binding protein, with amino-acid sequence MKNEINAVLENMTTATPEPEDYTGEDGLLYCGRCRKPKEAYFAPDKAAIFGRDRHPAECDCQRAAREEREAAEKRRRHFDTVEELKRRGFTDPTMRDWTFENDNGRNPQAGIARRYVEHWEDMRADNIGCLFWGGVGTGKSYLAGCIANALMEKEIPVHMTNFALILNDLAASFENRNEYISRLCRYPLLIIDDFGMERGTEYGLEQVFNVIDSRYRSGKPLIVTTNLTLDDLRNPEDTAHSRIYDRLLSMCVPVRFTGDNFRQEAAQRKMESMKKLITD; translated from the coding sequence ATGAAGAACGAAATCAACGCTGTTTTGGAGAATATGACGACTGCCACCCCGGAGCCGGAGGACTACACCGGCGAGGACGGTTTACTGTACTGCGGCAGGTGCCGCAAGCCGAAAGAAGCCTATTTTGCGCCGGATAAGGCCGCTATCTTTGGCCGCGACCGCCACCCGGCAGAGTGCGACTGCCAGAGAGCCGCCCGCGAGGAACGGGAGGCCGCCGAGAAGCGGCGCAGGCACTTTGACACCGTGGAGGAACTGAAACGCCGGGGCTTTACCGACCCCACCATGCGGGACTGGACTTTTGAGAACGACAACGGCAGGAACCCGCAGGCCGGGATTGCCCGCCGGTATGTGGAACACTGGGAGGATATGCGAGCCGACAATATCGGCTGCCTGTTCTGGGGCGGCGTGGGAACCGGGAAAAGCTACCTTGCGGGCTGTATCGCAAACGCCCTTATGGAGAAAGAAATCCCCGTCCACATGACGAATTTTGCCCTTATCCTCAACGACCTTGCCGCCAGCTTTGAGAACCGCAACGAGTACATTTCCCGCCTTTGCCGCTATCCGCTGCTTATCATTGACGACTTCGGCATGGAGCGCGGCACCGAGTACGGGCTGGAACAGGTTTTCAATGTGATTGACAGCCGTTACCGCAGCGGCAAGCCGCTGATCGTCACGACCAACCTCACGCTGGACGACCTGCGGAACCCGGAGGACACCGCCCATTCCCGGATTTATGACCGCCTGCTTTCCATGTGCGTCCCGGTACGCTTTACCGGCGACAACTTCCGGCAGGAAGCCGCGCAGCGGAAAATGGAGAGCATGAAGAAACTGATTACCGACTGA
- the tet(W) gene encoding tetracycline resistance ribosomal protection protein Tet(W), with protein MKIINIGILAHVDAGKTTLTESLLYASGAISEPGSVEKGTTRTDTMFLERQRGITIQAAVTSFQWHRCKVNIVDTPGHMDFLAEVYRSLAVLDGAILVISAKDGVQAQTRILFHALRKMNIPTVIFINKIDQAGVDLQSVVQSVRDKLSADIIIKQTVSLSPEIVLEENTDIEAWDAVIENNDKLLEKYIAGEPISREKLVREEQRRVQDASLFPVYYGSAKKGLGIQPLMDAVTGLFQPIGEQGSAALCGSVFKVEYTDCGQRRVYLRLYSGTLRLRDTVALAGREKLKITEMRIPSKGEIVRTDTAYPGEIVILPSDSVRLNDVLGDPTRLPRKRWREDPLPMLRTSIAPKTAAQRERLLDALTQLADTDPLLRCEVDSITHEIILSFLGRVQLEVVSALLSEKYKLETVVKEPTVIYMERPLKAASHTIHIEVPPNPFWASIGLSVTPLPLGSGVQYESRVSLGYLNQSFQNAVRDGIRYGLEQGLFGWNVTDCKICFEYGLYYSPVSTPADFRSLAPIVLEQALKESGTQLLEPYLSFTLYAPREYLSRAYHDAPKYCATIETVQVKKDEVVFTGEIPARCIQAYRTDLAFYTNGQSVCLTELKGYQAAVGQPVIQPRRPNSRLDKVRHMFQKVM; from the coding sequence ATGAAAATAATCAATATTGGAATTCTTGCCCATGTAGACGCTGGAAAGACGACCTTGACGGAGAGCCTGCTATATGCCAGCGGAGCCATTTCAGAACCGGGGAGCGTCGAAAAAGGGACAACGAGGACGGACACCATGTTTTTGGAGCGGCAGCGTGGGATTACCATTCAAGCGGCAGTCACTTCCTTCCAGTGGCACAGATGTAAAGTCAACATTGTGGATACGCCCGGCCACATGGATTTTTTGGCGGAGGTGTACCGCTCTTTGGCTGTTTTAGATGGGGCCATCTTGGTGATCTCCGCTAAAGATGGCGTGCAGGCCCAGACCCGTATTCTGTTCCATGCCCTGCGGAAAATGAACATTCCCACCGTTATCTTTATCAACAAGATCGACCAGGCTGGCGTTGATTTGCAGAGCGTGGTTCAGTCTGTTCGGGATAAGCTCTCCGCCGATATTATCATCAAGCAGACGGTGTCGCTGTCCCCGGAAATAGTCCTGGAGGAAAATACCGACATAGAAGCATGGGATGCGGTCATCGAAAATAACGATAAATTATTGGAAAAGTATATCGCAGGAGAACCAATCAGCCGGGAAAAACTTGTGCGGGAGGAACAGCGGCGGGTTCAAGACGCCTCCCTGTTCCCGGTCTATTATGGCAGCGCCAAAAAGGGCCTTGGCATTCAACCGTTGATGGATGCGGTGACAGGGCTGTTCCAACCGATTGGGGAACAGGGGAGCGCCGCCCTATGCGGCAGCGTTTTCAAGGTGGAGTATACAGATTGCGGCCAGCGGCGTGTCTATCTACGGCTATACAGCGGAACGCTGCGCCTGCGGGATACGGTGGCCCTGGCCGGGAGAGAAAAGCTGAAAATCACAGAGATGCGTATTCCATCCAAAGGGGAAATTGTTCGGACAGACACCGCTTATCCGGGTGAAATTGTTATCCTTCCCAGCGACAGCGTGAGGTTAAACGATGTATTAGGGGACCCAACCCGGCTCCCTCGTAAAAGGTGGCGTGAGGACCCCCTCCCCATGCTGCGGACGTCGATTGCGCCGAAAACGGCAGCGCAAAGAGAACGGCTACTGGACGCTCTTACGCAACTTGCGGATACTGACCCGCTTTTGCGCTGCGAGGTGGATTCCATCACCCATGAGATCATTCTTTCTTTTTTGGGCCGGGTGCAGTTGGAGGTTGTTTCCGCTTTGCTGTCGGAAAAATACAAGCTTGAAACAGTGGTAAAGGAACCCACCGTCATTTATATGGAGCGGCCGCTCAAAGCAGCCAGCCACACCATCCATATCGAGGTGCCGCCCAACCCGTTTTGGGCATCCATCGGACTGTCTGTTACACCACTCCCGCTTGGCTCCGGTGTACAATACGAGAGCCGGGTTTCGCTGGGATACTTGAACCAGAGTTTTCAAAACGCTGTCAGGGATGGTATCCGTTACGGGCTGGAGCAGGGCTTGTTCGGCTGGAACGTAACGGACTGTAAGATTTGCTTTGAATACGGGCTTTATTACAGTCCGGTCAGCACGCCGGCGGACTTCCGCTCATTGGCCCCGATTGTATTGGAACAGGCATTGAAGGAATCAGGGACGCAACTGCTGGAACCTTATCTCTCCTTCACCCTCTATGCGCCCCGGGAATATCTTTCCAGGGCTTATCATGATGCACCGAAATACTGTGCCACCATCGAAACGGTCCAGGTAAAAAAGGATGAAGTTGTCTTTACTGGCGAGATTCCCGCCCGCTGTATACAGGCATACCGTACTGATCTGGCCTTTTACACCAACGGGCAGAGCGTATGCCTTACAGAACTGAAAGGGTATCAGGCCGCTGTCGGTCAGCCGGTCATCCAGCCCCGCCGTCCAAACAGCCGCCTGGACAAGGTGCGCCATATGTTTCAGAAGGTAATGTAA
- a CDS encoding replication initiator protein A has product MADTKLPAYLPYPRFLLKMEISQTAKLLYALLLDRSTLSQKNKWQDGEGRIYIIYPIAEIAEILDKGSTTIKGALNELDTAGLLERERGGFSAPNRLYVKVPRVPQVQFSDQLMAGKPTLTEPENRPTDGQKTDLMMVGKPSPNQTTINNLTESQTMGASGEPPAPYGRYQNIFLSKTEYDELQAEYPDRLERFIEEMSRYLAASGKSYQNYAAALRIWAGNDKKGAPKKGIPDYSCKEGESL; this is encoded by the coding sequence ATGGCAGACACGAAGCTGCCCGCCTATCTGCCCTATCCCCGTTTCCTGCTGAAAATGGAGATTTCCCAGACCGCCAAGCTGCTCTATGCGCTGCTGTTAGACCGCTCCACCCTCTCCCAGAAGAACAAGTGGCAGGACGGCGAGGGCAGGATTTATATTATCTATCCCATCGCGGAGATAGCCGAAATACTGGATAAAGGCAGCACCACCATAAAGGGGGCGCTGAATGAACTGGACACGGCGGGGCTGCTGGAACGGGAACGGGGCGGCTTCTCCGCACCGAACCGGCTATATGTGAAAGTGCCACGTGTGCCACAGGTACAGTTTTCCGACCAACTGATGGCCGGAAAACCGACCCTCACAGAGCCGGAAAACCGACCTACTGATGGTCAGAAAACCGACCTTATGATGGTCGGAAAACCGTCCCCTAACCAAACTACTATAAACAACCTTACAGAGAGCCAAACAATGGGAGCGAGTGGGGAGCCGCCCGCACCCTATGGCCGATACCAGAATATTTTTCTGTCAAAGACCGAATACGACGAGTTGCAGGCAGAGTACCCCGACAGGCTGGAACGGTTCATCGAGGAAATGAGCCGCTACCTTGCCGCCAGCGGGAAAAGCTACCAGAACTATGCCGCCGCCCTTCGGATATGGGCGGGGAACGACAAAAAGGGCGCCCCGAAAAAGGGCATCCCTGACTACTCATGCAAGGAGGGCGAGAGTTTATGA
- a CDS encoding helix-turn-helix domain-containing protein, with translation MSRLLPYETILKAREGDPEAVNAVLLHYAGYIRYFSKVNGQVNAEVEDYVKQRLIDCQFKFRLDEPPDKS, from the coding sequence ATGAGTAGACTTCTCCCCTATGAAACAATCCTCAAAGCCCGTGAGGGCGACCCAGAAGCCGTGAACGCTGTCCTGCTCCACTACGCCGGATATATCCGCTATTTCTCAAAAGTGAACGGGCAGGTCAACGCCGAGGTGGAGGACTATGTAAAGCAGCGGTTAATTGACTGTCAATTCAAGTTCCGGCTTGACGAACCACCGGACAAGTCATAA
- a CDS encoding relaxase/mobilization nuclease domain-containing protein, which translates to MATLKHINSKNADYGAAEQYLLFEHDEFTMKPVLDETGRLIPREDYRLSTLNCGGEDFAVACMRANLRYEKNQRREDVKSHHYIISFDPRDGPDNGLTVDRAQELGEKFCAEHFPGHQALVCTHPDGHNHSGNIHVHIVINSLRIEEVPFLPYMDRPADTKAGCKHRCTDAALRYFKSEVMEMCHREGLYQIDLLNGSKNRVTDREYWAQKKGQAALDRQNAPMIAGGITPRQTKFETNKEKLRQTIRAALSTAASFEDFSSLLLREGVAVKESRGRLSYLTPDRTKPITARKLGDDFDRAAVLAVLEQNAARATEKAAAILEYPRRGKTGIQPTKAPQTAPKQDGVQRLVDIEQKKAEGKGRGYERWATMHNLKQMAATLNVYQEYGFTSPEQLEAAVDTAYQEMRQTSGKLKALETKLQGKKELQRQVLAYAKTKPARDGLKAQKSEKARAAYRQAHESDFIIADAAARYFREHGITKLPARKALQDEIEQLVSKKSSLYNTYHEQKQRYTELQTVKRNIDQILRRSEPHRRKEQSHER; encoded by the coding sequence TTGGCAACACTCAAGCATATCAACTCTAAAAACGCCGACTACGGAGCCGCCGAGCAATACCTGCTTTTTGAGCATGACGAGTTTACCATGAAACCCGTCCTTGATGAAACCGGCAGGCTTATCCCCCGCGAGGACTACCGGCTGTCCACGCTGAACTGCGGCGGGGAGGATTTTGCCGTTGCCTGTATGCGAGCAAATCTCCGCTATGAGAAGAACCAGCGGCGGGAAGATGTGAAAAGCCACCACTATATCATCAGCTTTGACCCACGGGACGGCCCGGACAACGGCTTGACCGTAGACCGGGCGCAGGAGTTGGGCGAGAAGTTTTGCGCCGAGCATTTCCCCGGCCACCAAGCCCTTGTATGCACCCACCCGGACGGGCATAACCACAGCGGAAATATCCATGTGCATATCGTCATTAACAGCCTGCGGATTGAGGAAGTGCCGTTCCTGCCCTACATGGACAGGCCAGCCGACACGAAAGCCGGTTGCAAGCACCGCTGTACCGACGCGGCCTTGCGCTACTTCAAGTCCGAAGTCATGGAGATGTGCCACCGGGAGGGGCTTTACCAAATCGACCTCTTGAACGGCAGCAAGAACCGCGTCACAGACCGGGAGTATTGGGCGCAGAAAAAGGGACAGGCCGCACTGGACAGGCAGAACGCCCCCATGATTGCAGGCGGTATCACGCCCCGGCAGACCAAGTTTGAAACGAACAAGGAGAAGCTGCGGCAGACCATACGCGCCGCGCTGTCTACAGCGGCCTCATTCGAGGACTTTTCCTCTCTGCTGCTGCGGGAGGGCGTGGCCGTCAAGGAGAGCCGGGGGCGGCTTTCCTACCTTACGCCGGACAGGACAAAGCCCATTACCGCCCGGAAGCTGGGTGACGACTTTGACCGCGCCGCTGTCCTTGCCGTTTTGGAGCAGAACGCCGCCAGAGCCACAGAAAAGGCCGCGGCCATACTCGAATACCCCCGGCGTGGGAAAACCGGCATACAGCCCACAAAAGCCCCTCAAACCGCCCCGAAACAGGACGGTGTGCAGCGGCTTGTGGACATTGAGCAGAAGAAAGCCGAGGGCAAAGGCCGGGGCTATGAACGCTGGGCGACCATGCACAACCTCAAACAAATGGCCGCGACGCTGAATGTGTATCAGGAATACGGCTTCACTTCCCCGGAGCAGTTGGAAGCCGCCGTTGATACCGCCTATCAGGAAATGCGCCAGACCAGCGGCAAGCTGAAAGCACTGGAAACGAAGCTGCAAGGGAAAAAGGAGTTGCAGCGGCAGGTACTTGCCTACGCCAAGACCAAGCCCGCCCGCGACGGGCTGAAAGCGCAGAAATCCGAGAAAGCCCGCGCCGCATACCGGCAGGCACATGAGAGCGATTTTATCATAGCCGACGCAGCCGCCCGGTATTTCCGGGAGCATGGCATTACCAAGCTGCCCGCCCGGAAAGCGTTGCAGGACGAGATCGAGCAGCTTGTTTCCAAGAAATCCAGCCTGTATAACACCTACCACGAACAGAAGCAGCGGTACACGGAGTTGCAGACCGTCAAGCGGAACATCGACCAGATTTTGCGCCGGAGCGAGCCGCACCGCAGAAAGGAGCAGAGCCATGAGCGATAA
- a CDS encoding cysteine-rich VLP domain-containing protein produces the protein MSDKLPRMDYRQHRRARRLVHECCNYDEGNCLLLDDGEPCVCVQSISFSLMCRWFRVAVLPLDGELAAALLYRGSRKRCAVCGAAFVPKSNRGKYCPGCAGRMKKIKAAERKRKQRQKCHALEPFKPA, from the coding sequence ATGAGCGATAAGCTGCCGAGAATGGACTACCGCCAGCACCGGCGGGCGCGGCGGCTGGTGCATGAGTGCTGTAACTACGACGAGGGGAACTGCCTGCTGTTGGACGACGGGGAGCCTTGCGTATGCGTCCAGAGCATTTCCTTTTCCCTCATGTGCCGCTGGTTCCGTGTGGCTGTCCTGCCCCTTGACGGGGAGCTGGCCGCAGCCCTCTTGTACCGGGGGAGCCGGAAACGGTGCGCCGTCTGCGGCGCGGCCTTTGTCCCCAAATCCAACCGGGGAAAATACTGCCCCGGCTGCGCCGGACGCATGAAGAAAATCAAAGCCGCCGAGCGAAAGCGGAAACAAAGGCAGAAATGTCACGCTTTAGAGCCTTTCAAACCCGCATAA
- a CDS encoding class I SAM-dependent methyltransferase: MEYSKEDLMEAKKQIWGVGENMGTEESKKIWEENAQFWDNAMGDESNEFHREVVRPKVTELLSPNPADYILDIACGNGNYSSYLAQRGASVVAFDYSKKMIELAKRRQSQYAKQIEFCVADATDRKSILELKRNRAFTKAVSNMAIMDITDIEPLLMAVYELLQESGIFVFATQHPCFVTLTEKYMTPHSYYDIAIEGQPKEQIYYHRSIQDIFNLCFRAGFVIDGFYEECFKTNKEIPMVMIVRLKKVKRDSLK, encoded by the coding sequence ATGGAATATAGTAAGGAAGATTTAATGGAAGCAAAAAAGCAAATTTGGGGAGTGGGAGAGAACATGGGAACAGAGGAAAGTAAAAAAATCTGGGAGGAGAACGCACAATTTTGGGATAATGCAATGGGTGACGAATCTAATGAATTTCACAGAGAGGTAGTGCGTCCCAAAGTAACGGAACTTCTATCTCCTAATCCTGCGGATTACATTTTGGATATTGCGTGTGGCAATGGAAATTATTCTTCGTATCTTGCACAAAGAGGCGCTTCGGTTGTCGCTTTTGATTACAGCAAAAAAATGATAGAATTGGCTAAAAGACGGCAATCACAATATGCAAAACAAATTGAATTTTGTGTGGCGGATGCGACCGATAGAAAAAGTATATTAGAATTAAAAAGAAATCGAGCCTTTACGAAAGCAGTTTCTAATATGGCAATTATGGATATTACGGATATTGAACCACTTCTTATGGCTGTTTATGAACTGTTGCAGGAAAGCGGAATTTTTGTCTTTGCAACGCAACACCCTTGTTTTGTCACGTTGACTGAAAAATATATGACACCGCACAGTTACTATGATATAGCGATTGAAGGGCAACCGAAAGAGCAGATTTATTATCATCGTTCCATACAAGATATTTTTAACCTTTGTTTTAGAGCTGGATTTGTCATTGATGGATTTTATGAAGAATGTTTTAAAACCAACAAAGAAATTCCTATGGTAATGATAGTAAGGCTTAAGAAGGTAAAACGTGATAGCTTAAAATAA
- a CDS encoding transposon-encoded TnpW family protein, producing MTDNKQHDTRTARRPDCVTEIRMGNSVLVVSGYFKKDTTTTAADKMARVLEAEAAATQKPAI from the coding sequence ATGACAGATAACAAGCAGCACGACACCCGCACCGCCCGCCGCCCCGACTGCGTGACGGAAATCCGCATGGGCAATTCCGTCCTTGTCGTGTCCGGCTATTTCAAGAAAGACACCACGACCACCGCCGCCGACAAAATGGCGCGGGTACTGGAAGCGGAAGCCGCTGCTACACAAAAACCGGCAATTTGA